ATACGCAAAGTGACTTCATAAAATTGTTCCAAGAAATCCCTCAACTTTCTAACATTATCCCAATCATCCAACTAGGCCAACCCTCTCCCCTTTCAAGTTCAACCCTAAAGTTTGTATCttgctcctcaaatctctcaaaaGCTCTCTCAAAGTTCTGAGCAGTGTCTAACATTAAGTAGTTTGAGTTCCACCTAGTACAAACATCAAGACACAACATCTTCTTGCACTCTATATTTTCCACCACAACACATTCCTTAAACTTTTGTAATCTACCTGGAGATTGTCTTACATATCTAACAACCCCCTAACACGTTCAACAGatttattcatttcctttaagccttcaacaacaatcaaattcacaatgTGTGTCATGCATCTCATATAaagatatttaccattttgaactaaACCCCCTCAAGggttaaatttctttctcaaataaccAATAGCAACATCATTTGAACTTGCATTATCAATAGTAACAGTAAACAACGTATCAATCCTCCAATTCAACAAGCATTTCTCAATCACCATCCCAATGGACTCACCCTTATGACTAGAAATTggacaaaagtttaaaatctttttattcaaattccAATCGTTATCAATAAAGTGAGCAGTGATACACAAGTAATTAACTCTTTGCAAAGAAGTCCATGTGTCAGTAGTTAAGCAAACTCTAGAACAAGAACttctcaaaatttgttttatcttGACACTTTCATCTAAATACAATTGATAAACATCCCTAGTCATAGTAGTTCGTGAAGGAATATGAAACCTAGGACATGCtacaaacataaatttcttaaaaccttCACTTTCAACAAACTTGAAAGGTAATTCATCAATCACAATCATTTGTGCTAATCCTTTCCTACATGTTTCTTGATCAAATCTCCAAGTTGAAAGATTTCCTTCCCCCCTTCAACCCCTTTCTAGGTAAAACTAGTTGTCCTTGACTAGTGTCAACAACATTACTAGGATTTTTCTTACATGAACCAATATGATATTTCAATGACCCTGTACCATTTTTTTCACATCACAACAAAATTCATTTTGACAATAATTGCATTTAGCCTTACTTGCACCCTCACTATTAATAATCTTAGTGAAGTGAGACCAAACTTTTGACCTTTGAGGAGTGGCTTTTATTTTCCCCGGTAGTCCCCTTTGTTTGGATTGAAGCTCCAACTCTCGAATTTTCAGAATCTATCGAAGTAGGAGGTGTAACACTACCCTCAATAGATGTTGGTTCGGTTGACATTCTACAAgaaaaaagtatataataaattaaaataatacaacaaaCTTGGGGTCAAGGAcaatattatttacaaaatgatataaagttaattaaatatcaaGAGTTTGGTTTAATAACTTGTCAAAAACCTAGCATCATCAGTTAAGAATTGGTATTCCATTAGATGTAAATAGGAGGAATACGTTCGAATTTTGCTTTTCATCCATGCACTATACTCAACACTTAATTAAAAGGGCAACAAATATTTACATTTAagatttatgttatttatgtgTTTGATATTTCAGTAACGTTCACTTTTAAACATAATTACtctgtaatttttaaatcagaCACTGCCCTATCGATAGAGCTGTGTCTAACATTAAGTTCGTACCTTCCTAATCAATAtactaataatttatattacatgtagaggaagaaaatatatattacataaattttaagaCACGTGAatgttcatattatatttttaaaaattattttaatatagtagCTAATATTGTCACGTCATACAACAAAAATCGatcaaatttatcttaaaaaaggattgaaaattagtatttataaaaatataaacaatcaCTCACTTGGGTACTGTActaattgataaacaaaataatattatcccACATCTCATCAtcattattcatttattcaaatcaatatata
The Gossypium raimondii isolate GPD5lz unplaced genomic scaffold, ASM2569854v1 Contig00255, whole genome shotgun sequence DNA segment above includes these coding regions:
- the LOC128037418 gene encoding zinc finger BED domain-containing protein RICESLEEPER 3-like → MIVIDELPFKFVESEGFKKFMFVACPRFHIPSRTTMTRDVYQLYLDESVKIKQILRSSCSRVCLTTDTWTSLQRVNYLCITAHFIDNDWNLNKKILNFCPISSHKGESIGMVIEKCLLNWRIDTLFTVTIDNASSNDVAIGLKEMNKSVERVRGLLDMWNSNYLMLDTAQNFERAFERFEEQDTNFRVELERGEDPQLNSDIDFNVMAIKLKEKYDKYQGDIAKMNLLMFVACVLDPRQKLKYLEFALSEMSSSEKACEMMQKLKESLYELFDDYKSPLHSTCSQSSVPTHVSFGEPQQKMKRRMQAVYKKRKLEICGEDKTSELDKYLAEANEEFVEDFDILLWWKVNSLRFPTLSKIARDVLAILLTTVCLSP